GCGCCGGGTTCTCCGTCGTGAACCCCATGGGAGTGACCCATCGGATGTCCCGGTATCTGTGAGCGTTCTCACTCGCGACCGTGTCGGGGTGCCGTCCCGATGCCCAACTCGGGAACCGGGGCCACCTCGCGGCCGGCGCGGTCCGCGTTCAATTTTGCAGCCGCCGGCGACTCCCGGATCGCCTCGTCGTCGTACTCCGCCGCCTCGAAGGACTCCAACAGGGTGCGATCGGTTCTGAGCGTGTACTTTTGGTGGTAGCTTTCCGCCGGATGAAACGCCGAGAGCGCCTCGATGCGCGTAGTGACGTCCTCGCTGTCGTACCCCTCCCGGTCGAGGTACGCCTCCAGCGTCGCGCGCTGTCGGTCGGTTCCGGGGAAGACGATGTGGTGGTACTGACGCTTCGTCGGCTGCCGATAGGGATCGTGGGCCGCAAACGCGGCCGCGAGAAGCGACCGGTAGTCGAACCGTGTGGGGTCGTAGTCGACCTGGACGACTTCCGTGTGGTCGCCGAGGGCGTGGTAGGTGGGGTTCGATTCCGTTCCGCCGGCGTAGCCGACCCGGGTGCGAACGACCCCGTCCATCGCGCCGAAGCGCGCGTCGGGACCCCAGAAACACCCGAGGCCGAACGTCGCCGTCTCGGTCGCCTCGCGGGTCGGGGCCGCGCGGTCGTACTCGACGATCGTCCGCGGTGTCGAAGGCATACCTCTCGGTTGGCGCCGCGTGGTAATATGCCGTTCCCCGACTGCGTCAGGCCCGATCCCAGTCGATCCAGTCCTGTTCCCACCCCTTTCGGCGCTCGGCGTCCCGACGGGCGTGCTCGCGGTCCTCGCGACGGGTTCGGTTGCGCTCGATCGTGTCGGCCTGCTCGCCGTCGACGAGCATCGGGTGGAAGGCGACGGTACCGTATCCGGTGCGTTCGTTGTCCTCGATGGCGACGAGCGTCTGCGTCGCGCCGCCGAGCGGCATCACGAGGCGGCCGCCGGGGACCAACTGCTCGCGGAGCGCCTCCGGCGGCTCGATGGCGGCAGCCTCGAGCAGGATGCGGTCGTAGGGGGCGTACTCGGCGAGGCCGCGGGCCCCGTCGCGGCAGTCGACGAGCACGCCGGAGTAGCCCGCAGCCGAGAGGTTCGAACGGGCGTCGTAGACGAGCCGTCGGGCGATGTCGATCCCGTGGACGCTGGCCTCGTCGGTGAGTTCGGCGAGCACCGCGGCGGTGTAGCCGACCCCGACGCCGACGACGAGGACGGTGTCATCGGGGCGGATGTCGAGCGCCTCGAACAGCCGCCCGGCCGCGCTCGGAGACAGCACGCGCGTACCGAGGCGCTCGAAGGATCGGTCGGCGTACGCCGCGGCGTCCTCGGCGACGAACGGCTCCCGGGGCACCGTCCGCATCGCGACGCTGACTCGCTCCGAGCGGACGACGGCCTTGGCGTCGTGTTCGAGGCTGTCGACCATGTCCTCTCTGAGCACCGCGGGTTCCATGTCCGCGTTCCGTGCCCGAGCCTATTGAATCGAGCGCCACGGGGCGACCCGGCGGCCGGTCGGACACCGCACAGGTCGGGCGCGTCGCCGCGGGCACGGACCCGCTACGCGCCGCCCTCCATCGGGACGAACCGGACGCTGCCGTGGGTCTCGCGCTCGAGACCCTCGTCAGTGCGGGTGGCCTCGACGAGCGTCTGGGTCGTCCCCCCGATCGGGGCGACGATCCGGCCGCCGACGCGGACTTGTGCGGCGACCGCCTCCGGGAGTTCCGGCGCGGCGCAGGTGAGATACGCGCCGTCGTACGGGGCGTGGTCCGGCCAGCCCCGCCAGCCGTCGCCGGCCCGGACGTGCACGTCGCCGTAGCCGAGCCGCTCGAGACGACGGCGGGCCTCGGCCGCGAGTTCCGGGACGTACTCGACGGTGTACACGTTCTCGCTCCCGACGAGCTCGGCTGTCACGGCGGCGTGGTACCCACAGCCGGTGCCGATCTCGAGAATCCGGTCGCCGGGGCCGGGCGCGAGCCGATCGCACATGATCCCGACCATGTGCGGCGCGGAGATGGTCTGACCCGATCCGATCGGCAGCGGGCGGTCGGCGTAGGCCGCATCGCGGCGCTCCTCGGGGACGAACTCGTGGCGCGGGACCGACCGGAGGGCTTCGATCGTCGCCGGATGCTCGATCCGGCCCCGGTCGGCGAGCGAGTCGACGAGGCGGTCGCGGGCCGCCCGGAATCGCCCTCCGTCGGCCCGGCCGTTCCGAACGTCCGCCCCGTTCCCGTCGCTCCGATCGTCGTTTCCCTGCCCACCGTCCGAGTCCCCTTCGGTCATCGCCTACCAGCCCGACCACGCCCGCGCCTGCGAGTCCTCGTCGCGGGCGTAGAGCCGTTTGATGTCCTTTGCGAGAACCGAATCACCCTCGAAGTCGAAGTCCAGGCGCTCGTAGTCGGTCGCGTCCTCGCGGACGAGGATGCGCTCGACGCTGAACTCCTCGCCGCCGTATTCGTGGGTCGCCCCGACGGCGAAGGACTCGTCGCCGGGGACCTGGATCCGGACGCTGCGGCTCTCGTCGCCCGAGTCCTCCATCGGGTGCAGCGTCAGGTTGACCGTGACGTTGCCGACGGCGCGGGCCCAGATCGTCTGGACGTCGTCAGCGCTGGCACCGTCGGACCTCGCGCCGTTCGGCCCCTCGAGGGAGGTAACGCGGGCGGTCAGGATCGCCTCGTCGGTCTCGACGAGGAACTCGTCGCCGACGACCAGCCGTTCCGCCGGCGGGATCTCGACGGTCGCCTCCGTCGCCTCCCCGTCCTGCGAGACGACGACTCGGCGCTCGACGGTCGTCTCCTCCTCTATGGTCGTCTTGTGGACGTGGCCGCACTCGCCGCACCGGACGGTGACGCCGCCGCCGCGGTTCAGTACCTCGTGGGCGGTCTCGGCGCCCGGCGAACACGACGGACACCGGACCGCGACGCGCTGTTGGTTCATTACGCGGAGTTGACCGTCCGGACGTATAAGCGCGTGGCTCCGACCCGCGTGGCGGTCGGACGCTCGCGAGTTGCGGGGCCGGGGGTCCCGACTGGCAGGGTCGACTACCGCTCCGGCGTCGGCAACTCGATTTCCTCGCCGTCGACGTACACCGTCGGTTCAG
The genomic region above belongs to Natronomonas moolapensis 8.8.11 and contains:
- a CDS encoding protein-L-isoaspartate O-methyltransferase family protein; its protein translation is MEPAVLREDMVDSLEHDAKAVVRSERVSVAMRTVPREPFVAEDAAAYADRSFERLGTRVLSPSAAGRLFEALDIRPDDTVLVVGVGVGYTAAVLAELTDEASVHGIDIARRLVYDARSNLSAAGYSGVLVDCRDGARGLAEYAPYDRILLEAAAIEPPEALREQLVPGGRLVMPLGGATQTLVAIEDNERTGYGTVAFHPMLVDGEQADTIERNRTRREDREHARRDAERRKGWEQDWIDWDRA
- a CDS encoding protein-L-isoaspartate(D-aspartate) O-methyltransferase, coding for MTEGDSDGGQGNDDRSDGNGADVRNGRADGGRFRAARDRLVDSLADRGRIEHPATIEALRSVPRHEFVPEERRDAAYADRPLPIGSGQTISAPHMVGIMCDRLAPGPGDRILEIGTGCGYHAAVTAELVGSENVYTVEYVPELAAEARRRLERLGYGDVHVRAGDGWRGWPDHAPYDGAYLTCAAPELPEAVAAQVRVGGRIVAPIGGTTQTLVEATRTDEGLERETHGSVRFVPMEGGA
- a CDS encoding peptide-methionine (S)-S-oxide reductase MsrA codes for the protein MPSTPRTIVEYDRAAPTREATETATFGLGCFWGPDARFGAMDGVVRTRVGYAGGTESNPTYHALGDHTEVVQVDYDPTRFDYRSLLAAAFAAHDPYRQPTKRQYHHIVFPGTDRQRATLEAYLDREGYDSEDVTTRIEALSAFHPAESYHQKYTLRTDRTLLESFEAAEYDDEAIRESPAAAKLNADRAGREVAPVPELGIGTAPRHGRE
- a CDS encoding HVO_0476 family zinc finger protein; its protein translation is MNQQRVAVRCPSCSPGAETAHEVLNRGGGVTVRCGECGHVHKTTIEEETTVERRVVVSQDGEATEATVEIPPAERLVVGDEFLVETDEAILTARVTSLEGPNGARSDGASADDVQTIWARAVGNVTVNLTLHPMEDSGDESRSVRIQVPGDESFAVGATHEYGGEEFSVERILVREDATDYERLDFDFEGDSVLAKDIKRLYARDEDSQARAWSGW